The genome window CGAGGCGGCCGGCGGCCGCGCGCTGGCGTTGAAGTGCGACATCCGCGAGGAAGAACAGGTGCGTGCGGCGGTGGCGGCGACGGTCGATGCGTTCGGCGGCATCGATATCCTGGTCAACAACGCCAGCGCGATCTGGCTGCGCGGCGCGCTGGACACGCCGATGAAACGTTTCGACCTGATGCAGCAGGTCAATGCGCGCGGCAGTTTCCTGTGCGCGCAGGCCTGCCTGCCGCACCTGCTGCGTAGCGCCAATCCGCACATCCTGACCCTGGCGCCGCCGCCGTCGCTGGATCCGAAATGGTGGGCGCCGCATACCGGCTACACGCTGGCGAAGATGGGCATGAGCTTCGTGACCCTGGGCCTGGCCGGCGAATTCGGCCCGCAGGGTGTGGCGGTCAATGCGCTGTGGCCGCGCACGCTGATCGCCACCGAAGCGCTGAACATGATTCCGGGCGTCTCTGCAGGCAACGGCCGGCGTCCGCAGATCATGGCCGATGCGGCGCATGCGGTGCTGACCCGCACCGCGGCCGGATTCCACGGCCAGTTCCTGATCGACGACGAGGTGCTGGCCGCGGCCGGCGTGATCGACCTGTCCGGCTACGCACTGGATCCGACGCAGCCGTTGTTGCCGGATCTGTTCCTGGACTGAGTGGGCGCTGCGGAGCGCCGGCCGCTGCGGCGACGCTGCGTTCGGTGCGGCGGTTGCCTGAAGGAGGACTCCAGCCCCGAGCCTGTCTGCAGTGCGGAAATTCTCGCTGCAGCGGTCGTGGCAAATCACCGTGTTGCTGTGCAGGATGTGCGGCCGGGTACGCGACGTGCCGCGGCGGGAGTGCTGCGGTTCACGATGGCCGTCGGCCACTGCACGCGCCCATGATGTCGATGAGGCATGGCCTGGAACGCACTAACTAAAGGTGAATTAAATATTTCACCATGGCTCGATATGCTTTTCCGATCGTCCGTCCACCCTCGCTCATGCCAGCTTCCGTCGCCGTCTCGCTGCCGCACGCTTCCCGCACCGTCCATGCCACGCATGCCGATCTCAGCGACAACGAGCGGCGCATGCTCGACAGCCTGCGCCTGTTCGGCACCGTCACCCGTGCCGACCTCAGCCGCATCACCGGGCTGACCGTGCAGTCGGCGGTGCGGCTGATCGATGGCCTGGCCGAGCGCGCGCTGGTGCTGATTGGCGGCTCGCTGGCGCACGGCGGCCGCGGCAAGCCCGGTGCGGCGATCGCGCTCAATCCTGCCCACGGCCATACCGTCGGCTATTCGATCGCCACCGACGCGTTGTCGCTGGCGCTGCTGGACTTCAGCGGGCAGGTCCGTGCCAGTGCCGAGCATCGGCTGCGCTCCACCGAGCCGGCGGCGTTGCTGGCGCAGCTGCGTGAGGCCGACGCGGGGTTGCTGGCCGCGGCCGGACGCGGACTCGGGCCGCGGCTGGGCGCCGGCGTGGCGATGACCGGGTTCTTCGTCGACGGCGTCAAGCGCATGAATCCGCCCGAGCCGCTGCGCGCGCTGGGCGAACTGGCGATCGGCGACTGGCTGGCCGAAACGCTGGGCCTGCCGGTCTGGGTCGACAACGACGGCAGCGTCGCCGCGGTCGGCGAGAGCCTGCTCGGGGTCGGCCGCCAGTACCGCGATTTCGCCTACCTGTATTTCAGCTACGGCCTCGGTGGCGGCATGGTGATCGACGGCACCTGCCTGCGCGGCGCGCACGGCAACGCCGGCGAGTTCGCCGGCATGTTGCTGGGGCAGGGCCTGGAGTGTGCCACGCTGGAACTGTTGCGGCAGATGCTGATCGAGGACGGGGTGATGCTGGCCGACGTCAGCGCGCTGGTGGCCGCCTACGATCCGGCCTGGCCGGCCATCGAGCGCTGGATCGCGCGCGCGGTGCCCGGCCTGTCGTTGATCGTCTCGGCGATCAGCGCCGTGTTCGATCCGCAGGCGGTGGTGTTCGGCGGGCGCCTGCCGCGCGACCTGGCGCTGCGCCTGATCCCGCGACTGTGCATCGACGACCCGCCGCGCCGCGGCCAGGCGCGGCCACTGCCGGTGTTGCTGCCGGCGGCGGCGATGGCCGATGCCAGCGCGGTCGGCGCGGCCACGCTGCCGTTGAAGGCCTGCTACTTCCGCTGAGTGGCGCCGTGCACACGGCCGCGTGCGCGGCTTGTCCGCGTCTGCACGCCGTGGGCGCTACCCTGTGCGCCTGTGCGCCTGTGCGCCTGTGCAAGGACTTCGCTGTCGCGCGCTCTGGCGGCAGCGGCCGCAAGGCGCGGCGGTCCTGCCCGTTTCCCCCATCCATTGGAGTTGTCGCGATGAAATACCTGCATGCCATGATCCGCGTCCACGATCTGCAGAAGACCAGCACCTTCTTCACCGAAGGCCTGGGCCTGAGCGAGACCCGGCGCATCGACAACGAAGCCGGCAAGTTCACCCTGGTGTATTTCGGCGCGCCTGAGAACCCGCAGGCCGAAGTCGAGCTGACCTACAACTGGGACTCGGAGGAGGAGTACGGCAGCGCGCGCAACTTCGGCCACCTGGCGTTCGAGGTCGACGACATCTACGCGTTGTGCGCGCACCTGCAGGCGCAGGGCGTCGTCATCAACCGTCCGCCGCGCGACGGGCGCATGGCCTTCGTGCGCAGCCCGGACCTGATCTCGATCGAACTGCTGCAGAAGGGCGAGGCGCTGGCCCCGGCCGAGCCGTGGGCGTCGATGCCGAACACCGGCGTGTGGTGATTCGCTGCCGCCGCGCGCCGGATGCACGGCGCGCGGCGGCCTGTTTTCGGCTGAACCGACGCGTGTTGCGCAGTCGCGGTACGCGTCGTTTGCGGCGCCCCGCCTGCGGGTGAGCGCACGCGCTCGTAGTGGGTGAGGCCGGCGACATCCAACAGAAGCAACCCCGCCGTTTGCCGCGGCCGTCGCGCAGCGCCTGAGAGGCGCGCGGCTTGTCGCGCAGCGGTCTTATACTCGTGCGCTGTCTCCCCAGGAATCCCTTCGATGACCGCTTCCTCCGCCGCGGACCTGCTCGCCCTCGGCCAGCACTACTACCTGCCGATCTACCGCCCGCGCCAGCTGGTGCTGGAGCGCGGCCAGGGTGCCAAGGTGTGGGACAGCGAAGGCCGCGACTACATCGACCTGTCCGCCGGCATCGCCGTGTGCGGGCTAGGCCACAACGATCCGGACCTGACCGCGGCGCTGATCGAGCAGGCCGGCAAGCTGTGGCACACCAGCAATGTGTTCTACAGCGAGCCGCCGCTGCGCCTGGCCGAGGAACTGGTCGGCGCCTCGCGCTTCGCGCGCAGGGCGTTCCTGTGCAACTCCGGCAGCGAGGCCAACGAGGCGGCGATCAAACTGGTGCGCAAGTGGGCGGCCAGCCAGGGCCGCGCGCCGGACCGGCGGGTCATCGTCACGTTTCGCGGCAGTTTCCATGGCCGCACCCTGGCCGCGGTCACCGCTACCGCGCAGCCGAAGTACCAGGAAGGCTACGAGCCGTTGCCGGGCGGTTTCCGCTATGTGGATTTCAACGACATCGTGCAGCTGGAAACCGCGATGGCGGCTGGCGACGTGGCCGCGGTGGTGCTCGAGCCGGTGCAGGGCGAGGGCGGGGTGATGCCGGCCGCGCCGGGCTTCCTGGCGCGGGTGCGCGCGCTGTGCGACCACCATGGCGCGCTGTTGCTGCTGGACGAGATCCAGTGCGGCATGGGCCGCACCGGCACGCTGTTCGCGCACTGGCAGGACGAGGTGACGCCGGACATCGTGACGCTGGCCAAGGCGCTGGGCGGCGGTTTTCCGATCGGCGCGCTGCTGGCCGGGCCGAAGGTCGCCGAGACGATGCAGTTCGGCGCGCATGGCAGTACCTTCGGCGGCAATCCGCTGGCAGCGGCGGTGGCGCGGGTGGCGCTGCGCAAGTTGGCATCGGCGCCGATCGCGGCGAACGTGTCGCGGCAGGCGGCGGCGCTGCGCCAGGGACTGGCCGCGCTCAACGATGAGTTCGCGCTGTTTTCGCAGGTGCGTGGGCGTGGCCTGATGCTGGGTGCGGTGCTGAATCAGGCGCATGCGGGGCAGGCGGGGATGATCCTCGATCACGCCGCTGCGCATGGATTGTTGACGTTGCAGGCCGGGCCGGATGTGTTGCGTTTCGTGCCGTCGTTGAATATCACGGATGAGGAAGTGGCTGAGGGGTTGAAGCGGTTGCGGGTG of Xanthomonas translucens pv. cerealis contains these proteins:
- a CDS encoding SDR family oxidoreductase, encoding MNLTGKTLFITGASRGIGLAIALRAARDGANVAIAAKSAVPNPKLPGTIHSAAAAVEAAGGRALALKCDIREEEQVRAAVAATVDAFGGIDILVNNASAIWLRGALDTPMKRFDLMQQVNARGSFLCAQACLPHLLRSANPHILTLAPPPSLDPKWWAPHTGYTLAKMGMSFVTLGLAGEFGPQGVAVNALWPRTLIATEALNMIPGVSAGNGRRPQIMADAAHAVLTRTAAGFHGQFLIDDEVLAAAGVIDLSGYALDPTQPLLPDLFLD
- a CDS encoding acetylornithine transaminase, with protein sequence MTASSAADLLALGQHYYLPIYRPRQLVLERGQGAKVWDSEGRDYIDLSAGIAVCGLGHNDPDLTAALIEQAGKLWHTSNVFYSEPPLRLAEELVGASRFARRAFLCNSGSEANEAAIKLVRKWAASQGRAPDRRVIVTFRGSFHGRTLAAVTATAQPKYQEGYEPLPGGFRYVDFNDIVQLETAMAAGDVAAVVLEPVQGEGGVMPAAPGFLARVRALCDHHGALLLLDEIQCGMGRTGTLFAHWQDEVTPDIVTLAKALGGGFPIGALLAGPKVAETMQFGAHGSTFGGNPLAAAVARVALRKLASAPIAANVSRQAAALRQGLAALNDEFALFSQVRGRGLMLGAVLNQAHAGQAGMILDHAAAHGLLTLQAGPDVLRFVPSLNITDEEVAEGLKRLRVALREYVGKR
- a CDS encoding ROK family protein — its product is MPASVAVSLPHASRTVHATHADLSDNERRMLDSLRLFGTVTRADLSRITGLTVQSAVRLIDGLAERALVLIGGSLAHGGRGKPGAAIALNPAHGHTVGYSIATDALSLALLDFSGQVRASAEHRLRSTEPAALLAQLREADAGLLAAAGRGLGPRLGAGVAMTGFFVDGVKRMNPPEPLRALGELAIGDWLAETLGLPVWVDNDGSVAAVGESLLGVGRQYRDFAYLYFSYGLGGGMVIDGTCLRGAHGNAGEFAGMLLGQGLECATLELLRQMLIEDGVMLADVSALVAAYDPAWPAIERWIARAVPGLSLIVSAISAVFDPQAVVFGGRLPRDLALRLIPRLCIDDPPRRGQARPLPVLLPAAAMADASAVGAATLPLKACYFR
- a CDS encoding VOC family protein gives rise to the protein MKYLHAMIRVHDLQKTSTFFTEGLGLSETRRIDNEAGKFTLVYFGAPENPQAEVELTYNWDSEEEYGSARNFGHLAFEVDDIYALCAHLQAQGVVINRPPRDGRMAFVRSPDLISIELLQKGEALAPAEPWASMPNTGVW